The Actinomycetota bacterium genome contains a region encoding:
- a CDS encoding transposase, which produces MRLHERAFRFFGGVPRVVRLDNLKAGVARACLYDPDINPVYSAFASHSGFCPLPRFPGKAKEKGKVEKRETA; this is translated from the coding sequence ATCCGCCTGCACGAGCGCGCTTTCCGCTTCTTCGGCGGTGTGCCCCGGGTGGTCAGGTTGGATAACCTCAAGGCCGGAGTAGCCCGCGCCTGCCTCTACGACCCCGACATCAACCCCGTCTATTCTGCCTTCGCCTCCCACTCGGGCTTCTGCCCCCTGCCCCGTTTTCCCGGAAAAGCCAAGGAGAAGGGCAAGGTGGAAAAACGGGAGACTGCCTGA